In one Streptomyces sp. NBC_01288 genomic region, the following are encoded:
- a CDS encoding HAD family hydrolase, producing MTAGFPYRLIATDLDGTLLRSDESISARTRDALAAATAAGAAHIVVTGRGVPWTRHILDDLGYDGLAVCGQGAQVYDAGEHRLLTSVTLDRQLAGVALAKIEAEVGPLHLAASRDGLDGEVLVGDGYALTGALPSTPLSDVSELWAAPLNKIYIQHPTLTDDQLAEAAQLAAGGFVSVAMAGAGIVELLPLGLTKATGLSLAARRLGLKSADTVAFGDMPNDIAMLAWAAHGVAMANAHEELKAVADEVTSSNEEDGIAVVLERLLA from the coding sequence GTGACGGCCGGCTTCCCGTACCGGCTGATCGCGACCGACCTCGACGGAACGCTTCTGCGCTCCGACGAGTCGATCTCGGCACGCACCCGTGACGCCCTCGCCGCGGCCACCGCGGCGGGCGCGGCACACATCGTCGTGACGGGCCGCGGGGTCCCCTGGACCCGGCACATCCTCGACGACCTCGGCTATGACGGCCTCGCGGTCTGCGGCCAGGGCGCGCAGGTCTACGACGCCGGGGAGCACCGCCTGCTGACGTCGGTCACCCTGGACCGGCAACTGGCCGGGGTGGCACTCGCCAAGATCGAGGCGGAGGTCGGCCCGCTGCACCTCGCGGCGAGCCGGGACGGCCTGGACGGCGAGGTGCTGGTCGGCGACGGGTACGCGCTGACGGGCGCGCTGCCGTCGACGCCCCTCTCGGACGTGTCCGAGCTGTGGGCCGCGCCGCTGAACAAGATCTACATCCAGCACCCGACCCTCACGGACGACCAGCTCGCCGAGGCGGCGCAGCTGGCCGCGGGCGGTTTCGTCTCGGTCGCGATGGCCGGCGCGGGTATCGTCGAACTCCTCCCGCTCGGCCTCACCAAGGCCACGGGGCTGTCCCTCGCGGCCCGCCGCCTGGGCCTGAAGTCCGCCGACACGGTTGCCTTCGGCGATATGCCCAACGACATCGCGATGCTCGCGTGGGCGGCGCACGGCGTGGCGATGGCCAACGCGCACGAGGAGCTCAAGGCGGTGGCGGACGAGGTGACGTCTTCGAACGAGGAGGACGGGATCGCGGTGGTGCTGGAGCGGTTGCTCGCGTAG
- the serS gene encoding serine--tRNA ligase has protein sequence MIDLRLLREDPDRVRASQRARGEDVALVDALLSADERRRSSGVRFDELRSEQKALGKLIPKASGDEKAELLRKTGQLAADVKAADAEQHEADEETKRLALQLGNLVHPDVPVGGEEDFVVLETHGTIRDFAAEGFEPKDHLELGEALGAIDVERGAKVSGSRFYYLTGVGALLELALVNAAIAQATEAGFIPMLTPALVRPRAMEGTGFLGQAAENVYHLEKDDFYLVGTSEVPLAAYHMDEILDAEKLPLRYAGFSPCFRREAGTYGKDTRGIFRVHQFDKVEMFSYVLPEDAENEHQRLLDWEKQWLTALELPFQVIDVASGDLGSSASRKFDCEAWIPTQGKYRELTSASNCDSFQARRLSVRLRDGKKVQPLATLNGTLCAVPRTIVAILENHQLPDGSVRVPEVLRPYLGGREVLTPVAK, from the coding sequence GTGATTGACCTTCGCCTGCTCCGTGAGGACCCCGACCGTGTGCGCGCGTCCCAGCGCGCCCGTGGAGAGGACGTCGCGCTCGTCGACGCTCTCCTGTCCGCCGACGAGCGGCGCAGGTCGTCCGGCGTCCGCTTCGACGAGCTGCGCTCCGAGCAGAAGGCGCTCGGCAAGCTCATCCCCAAGGCCTCCGGCGACGAGAAGGCCGAGCTGCTCAGGAAGACGGGTCAGCTCGCCGCCGACGTCAAGGCGGCCGACGCCGAGCAGCACGAGGCGGACGAGGAGACCAAGCGCCTCGCGCTCCAGCTCGGCAACCTCGTGCACCCCGACGTGCCCGTCGGCGGCGAGGAGGACTTCGTCGTCCTGGAGACGCACGGCACGATCCGCGACTTCGCCGCCGAGGGCTTCGAGCCCAAGGACCACCTGGAGCTCGGCGAGGCGCTCGGCGCCATCGACGTCGAGCGCGGCGCCAAGGTCTCCGGCTCGCGCTTCTACTACCTCACCGGCGTCGGCGCCCTCCTGGAGCTGGCGCTCGTCAACGCGGCGATCGCGCAGGCCACGGAGGCCGGCTTCATCCCGATGCTGACCCCGGCGCTGGTCCGCCCGCGCGCCATGGAGGGCACCGGCTTCCTCGGCCAGGCCGCGGAGAACGTGTACCACCTGGAGAAGGACGACTTCTACCTAGTCGGCACCTCCGAGGTCCCCCTCGCCGCGTACCACATGGACGAGATCCTCGACGCGGAGAAGCTGCCGCTGCGCTACGCGGGCTTCTCCCCGTGCTTCCGCCGCGAGGCCGGGACGTACGGCAAGGACACGCGTGGCATCTTCCGCGTGCACCAGTTCGACAAGGTCGAGATGTTCTCGTACGTCCTCCCCGAGGACGCGGAGAACGAGCACCAGCGGCTCCTGGACTGGGAGAAGCAGTGGCTCACCGCCCTCGAACTGCCCTTCCAGGTCATCGACGTGGCCTCGGGCGACCTGGGTTCGTCGGCGTCCCGCAAGTTCGACTGCGAGGCGTGGATCCCGACCCAGGGCAAGTACCGCGAGCTGACCTCGGCCTCCAACTGCGACAGCTTCCAGGCCCGCCGGCTGTCCGTCCGCCTGCGCGACGGCAAGAAGGTCCAGCCGCTGGCGACGCTCAACGGCACTCTGTGCGCCGTACCGCGCACGATCGTGGCGATCCTGGAGAACCACCAGCTGCCCGACGGTTCCGTGCGCGTGCCCGAGGTGCTGCGTCCGTACCTGGGCGGCCGTGAGGTCCTGACGCCGGTCGCCAAGTGA
- the pheA gene encoding prephenate dehydratase has product MPASYAYLGPEGTFTEVALRTLPEAATRELIPYVSVQSALDAVRTGEAEAAFVPIENSVEGGITTTLDELVAGAPLMIYREVLLSITFALLVRPGTKISDIKTVSAHPAAQPQVRNWMKANLPDALWESAASNADAARLVQEGRYDAAFAGEFAAARYGLEALETEIHDAENAQTRFVLVGRPARPAAPTGADKTSVVIWQRDDHPGGLRDLLGEFATRGINLMLLQSRPTGAGIGNYCFCVDAEGHISDRRVAEALAGLKRICLQVRFLGSYPRADVGVDGVRPLFPATSDEEFLAAADWVAHCQDGRF; this is encoded by the coding sequence ATGCCAGCCAGCTACGCGTATCTCGGCCCTGAGGGCACCTTCACCGAAGTCGCCCTGCGGACGCTGCCCGAGGCGGCCACCCGGGAGCTGATCCCGTACGTGTCGGTGCAGTCCGCGCTGGACGCGGTGCGCACCGGCGAGGCCGAGGCCGCGTTCGTGCCGATCGAGAACTCCGTCGAGGGCGGCATCACCACGACCCTGGACGAGCTGGTCGCGGGCGCGCCGCTGATGATCTACCGCGAGGTGCTGCTGTCGATCACCTTCGCGCTGCTGGTCAGGCCGGGCACGAAGATCTCCGACATCAAGACGGTCTCCGCGCACCCCGCCGCCCAGCCGCAGGTCCGCAACTGGATGAAGGCGAACCTCCCGGACGCCCTGTGGGAGTCGGCGGCCTCGAACGCGGACGCCGCCCGGCTGGTCCAGGAGGGCCGCTACGACGCCGCGTTCGCCGGTGAGTTCGCGGCCGCCCGGTACGGTCTCGAAGCGCTGGAGACCGAGATCCACGACGCGGAGAACGCGCAGACCCGGTTCGTGCTGGTGGGCAGGCCCGCCCGCCCGGCCGCCCCGACCGGCGCGGACAAGACCTCGGTCGTGATCTGGCAACGCGACGACCACCCGGGCGGGCTGCGCGACCTGCTGGGCGAGTTCGCCACCCGGGGCATCAACCTCATGCTGCTCCAGTCCCGTCCGACCGGCGCCGGCATCGGCAACTACTGCTTCTGCGTCGACGCCGAGGGGCACATCTCCGACCGTCGGGTGGCGGAGGCGCTGGCCGGGCTCAAGCGGATCTGTCTCCAGGTGCGCTTCCTCGGTTCGTACCCGCGCGCGGACGTCGGCGTGGACGGGGTGCGGCCGCTCTTCCCGGCCACCTCGGACGAGGAGTTCCTGGCCGCGGCCGACTGGGTCGCGCACTGCCAGGACGGCCGTTTCTGA
- the efeB gene encoding iron uptake transporter deferrochelatase/peroxidase subunit, translating into MPDQSIPQARTVEAPPGEAVSENTSPGEGISRRRLLGTAGATGLVLGTAGGAVGYASAPAGATPLTSLGEDMAMFHGKHQPGITEGLQARGHLVAFDLAAGASRKEAAALLRRWSTTAQRLMAGEAAAQDDTEVARDAGPSSLTITFGFGNSFFSRTGLEKQRPVSLDPLPDFSSDHLDKTRSNGDLWVQIGANDALVAFHALRTIQKDAGSAAKVRWQMNGFNRTPGATAHKMTARNLMGQLDGTRNPKPAESDFDKRIFVPASGSTDPAWMANGSYAVVRRIRMLLDDWEKLSTGAQENVVGRHKSTGAPLSGGGETTAMDLEKTDAKGALVVPINAHARIARPDQNGGAAMLRRPFSYHDGIAADGTPDAGLLFVCWQADPLRGFVTVQRKLDRGDALSTYIRHEASGLFAVPGGAAEGEYVGQRLLEG; encoded by the coding sequence ATGCCTGACCAGTCCATTCCCCAGGCCCGGACCGTAGAGGCACCTCCTGGGGAGGCCGTTTCCGAAAACACCTCCCCAGGGGAGGGCATTTCCCGCCGACGGCTCCTCGGTACGGCCGGTGCCACCGGGCTCGTGCTCGGTACGGCGGGCGGGGCCGTGGGGTACGCGTCCGCGCCCGCCGGGGCCACACCACTGACCTCGCTGGGCGAGGACATGGCAATGTTTCACGGGAAACATCAGCCCGGCATCACCGAGGGCCTCCAGGCGCGCGGTCATCTCGTCGCCTTCGACCTGGCGGCGGGCGCGAGCCGCAAGGAGGCGGCGGCCCTGCTGCGCCGCTGGTCGACGACCGCGCAGCGGCTGATGGCGGGCGAGGCGGCGGCGCAGGACGACACGGAGGTCGCCCGGGACGCGGGGCCCTCGTCGCTGACGATCACCTTCGGCTTCGGCAACTCCTTCTTCTCCCGTACGGGACTGGAGAAGCAGCGGCCTGTCTCCCTCGACCCGCTGCCCGACTTCTCCTCCGACCACCTCGACAAAACGCGCAGCAACGGCGACCTGTGGGTGCAGATCGGCGCCAATGACGCGCTGGTCGCCTTCCACGCCCTGCGCACGATCCAGAAGGACGCGGGCAGCGCGGCCAAGGTCCGCTGGCAGATGAACGGCTTCAATCGGACGCCGGGCGCGACGGCCCACAAGATGACGGCCCGCAACCTGATGGGCCAGCTCGACGGCACCCGCAACCCGAAGCCGGCCGAGTCCGACTTCGACAAGCGGATCTTCGTGCCGGCGTCCGGTTCGACCGACCCGGCGTGGATGGCGAACGGCTCCTACGCCGTCGTACGCCGTATCCGCATGCTCCTCGACGACTGGGAGAAGCTCTCGACCGGCGCCCAGGAGAACGTCGTCGGGCGCCACAAGTCCACCGGGGCGCCGCTGTCCGGGGGCGGTGAGACGACCGCGATGGACCTGGAGAAGACCGACGCGAAGGGCGCCCTGGTCGTCCCCATCAACGCGCACGCCCGGATCGCCCGGCCCGACCAGAACGGTGGCGCGGCGATGCTGCGGCGCCCGTTCTCGTACCACGACGGCATCGCCGCGGACGGCACTCCGGACGCCGGGCTCCTCTTCGTGTGCTGGCAGGCGGACCCGCTGCGCGGCTTCGTCACCGTGCAGCGGAAACTCGACCGCGGGGACGCCCTGTCGACGTACATCCGGCACGAGGCGAGCGGCCTGTTCGCGGTGCCGGGCGGGGCGGCGGAGGGCGAGTACGTGGGGCAGCGGTTGCTGGAGGGGTGA